Proteins encoded within one genomic window of Epinephelus lanceolatus isolate andai-2023 chromosome 9, ASM4190304v1, whole genome shotgun sequence:
- the c9h2orf68 gene encoding UPF0561 protein C2orf68 homolog, whose amino-acid sequence MDILRDDEVHELKYKPGGRLDMSHGFLHHIRRNQIARDDYDKEVKQAKELQRRRHTTTPRRPRRPDIQVYHPRRRHGSEPGAGAEAEEWNESGSSTETETHGTELFWLDYQADSGTITSILVHKEDKPEKVVERVAEKNILDSAMRAVLEARIRKEMDKRRDKR is encoded by the exons ATGGATATTTTAAGAGACGATGAAGTGCATGAGCTGAAATACAAACCCGGGGGCCGCTTGGATATGAGCCACGGCTTCCTGCACCATATCCGGAGGAACCAGATTGCTAG AGATGACTATGATAAAGAGGTGAAGCAAGCCAAAGAGCTTCAGCGGCGGAGGCACACGACAACACCTAGAAGACCACGACGACCTGATATCCAAGTGTACCATCCTCGGCGCAGAC ATGGATCAGAGCCAGGGGCTGGTGCTGAGGCCGAAGAGTGGAATGAAAGTGGGTCAAGCACAGAGACGGAGACCCATGGTACTGAGCTGTTCTGGCTCGACTATCAGGCGGACTCCGGTACCATTACCTCCATCCTTGTGCACAAG GAGGATAAGCCTGAGAAGGTGGTGGAGCGTGTCGCAGAGAAGAACATCCTGGATTCAGCCATGAGGGCAGTTCTAGAGGCTCGAATTCGAAAGGAAATGGACAAAAGACGAGACAAACGCTGA
- the usp39 gene encoding ubiquitin carboxyl-terminal hydrolase 39 produces the protein MKVSLKREREAEVDDDDDDDRVAAKICRGRVIEDRRSRHCPYLDTINRSVLDFDFEKLCSISLSHINVYACLICGKYFQGRGLKSHAYTHSVQFTHHVFLNLHTLKFYCLPDNYEIIDSSLEDITYVLKPTFTKQHIAGLDKQGKLYRAYDGTTYLPGIVGLNNIKANDYANVVLQAFSNVPPLRNYFLEEENYRGIRRPPGDIMFLLVQRFGELMRKLWNPRNFKAHVSPHEMLQAVVLCSKKNFQITKQGDAVDFMTWFLNALHGALGGTKKKTSIITKAFQGSMRIFSKKLPHPDLTPEEKEAMLVTEEYQEQMSESTFLFLTLDLPTAPLYKDEKEQLIIPQVPLFNILGKFNGSTEKEYKTYKENFLKRFQLTKLPPYLIFCIKRFTKNNFFVEKNPTIVNFPITNVDLREYLTEEAQLTEKNTTYDLVANVVHDGKPTEGAYRIHVLHHGTGKWYEMQDLQVTDILPQMITLSEAYIQIWKRQESDDDTNNHTGV, from the exons ATGAAGGTTTCTCTGAAGCGAGAAAGAGAGGCTGAAGtggacgacgacgacgacgacgacagAG TGGCAGCCAAAATATGCCGAGGACGTGTTATAGAAGACCGGAGAAGCCGCCACTGCCCTTACCTGGACACCATAAACAG GAGTGTGCTGgactttgactttgagaaactctgctccatctctctctcccacatcaATGTGTATGCCTGCCTTATATGTGGGAAATACTTTCAAG GGAGAGGCTTGAAGTCCCATGCTTACACTCACAGTGTGCAGTTTACACACCATGTGTTCCTGAATCTGCACACACTCAAGTTTTACTGTCTGCCAGACAACTATGAGATCATCGACTCTTCACTAGAAGATATCACG TATGTGCTGAAACCAACTTTCACCAAGCAGCACATTGCAGGGCTGGACAAGCAGGGTAAACTGTACAGAGCCTACGATGGTACAACCTACCTGCCTGGCATTGTAGGACTCAACAACATCAAAGCCAATGACTACGCCAATGTGGTGTTACAG GCCTTCTCCAATGTTCCACCACTGCGAAACTACTTCCTGGAGGAGGAAAACTACAGGGGTATCCGCAGGCCACCGGGGGACATCATGTTCCTCTTGGTGCAGAGGTTTGGTGAGCTGATGCGCAAACTTTGGAATCCAAGAAACTTCAAGGCCCATGTGTCTCCACATGAGATGCTGCAGGCTGTGGTTCTGTGCAGCAAGAAGAACTTCCAAATCACCAAACAAG GAGATGCTGTGGACTTCATGACATGGTTCTTGAATGCTCTGCATGGCGCTCTTGgaggcacaaagaaaaaaacat CAATCATCACAAAAGCATTTCAAGGCTCCATGCGGATCTTTTCCAAGAAACTTCCACACCCAGATTTA acACCAGAGGAGAAAGAGGCAATGCTTGTGACAGAGGAGTACCAGGAGCAGATGTCCGAGTCCACCTTCCTGTTTCTGACCCTTGACCTCCCAACAGCTCCACTGTACAAGGATGAGAAGGAGCAGCTTATTATCCCACAGGTCCCTCTCTTCAACATCTTGGGCAAGTTTAACGGCAGCACAGAGAAG GAGTACAAAACCTACAAAGAGAATTTTCTCAAAAGGTTCCAGCTGACCAAACTGCCTCCGTACCTCATCTTTTGTATCAAAAGATTCACCAAGAACAACTTCTTTGTGGAAAAGAACCCCACGATTGTCAATTTCCCCATCAC GAATGTTGACCTTCGTGAGTACTTAACAGAAGAAGCTCAActaacagagaaaaacacaacgTATGACCTCGTTGCCAACGTTGTCCATGATGGGAAACCCACTGAGGGAGCATACAGAATTCATGTTCTGCATCAT GGAACTGGGAAGTGGTACGAGATGCAGGACCTGCAGGTGACCGACATTCTCCCCCAGATGATTACACTGTCAGAGGCCTACATCCAG ATCTGGAAGAGACAAGAGAGTGACGatgacacaaacaaccacacgGGGGTGTAA
- the sftpbb gene encoding surfactant protein Bb, whose protein sequence is MSASGFTLLVLAVSLWPGESRFIIDPVSFIRQNSLTMDMCSECSQIIQLSANMISSRDTKETVYETLHALCQRLPGEQASECESQVKMNLPKVLQQTPDHLKPEDTCMIFGLCAARNEEELLKLPHHVTDKDASSPALGTASASNGQINPVCTLCLFIIKKLETLLPQNMTEDALMKLMGEVCDLIPHSYKDQCDDFVNKYGTQIVEFLLSSAAPHTVCTLLHLCLIKEQPDPELFLPSDCDSCRTLAALSRLHLGLNSTEPQTSSFLQSVCVHHPNAIPKCEAFTRIYGTRLQKVLGNQMDAPHACERADLCVAPKKVEPLGKNRCTWGPSYWCKDVQTAQKCGNQAFCEKYMWKE, encoded by the exons ATGTCAGCCTCTGGATTTACCCTGCTGGTGCTCGCTGTGTCTCTGTGGCCAG GTGAGTCCAGGTTCATCATAGACCCTGTGTCATTCATCAGACAGAATTCTCTG ACAATGGATATGTGTTCTGAGTGCAGCCAAATCATCCAGCTGTCTGCCAACATGATTTCCAGCAGAGATACTAAG GAGACTGTGTATGAGACCTTGCATGCTCTGTGCCAGCGCCTCCCAGGAGAACAGGCATCAGAGTGTGAGTCACAGGTGAAGATGAATTTGCCCAAAGTCCTGCAGCAGACACCCGACCACCTG AAACCAGAAGACACTTGTATGATCTTTGGACTTTGTGCTGCCCGAAACGAGGAGGAACTGCTGAAACTTCCCCACCATGTCACTGATAAAGATGCATCCAGCCCTGCCCTCGGCACAGCCTCTGCCTCCAAT GGGCAGATCAACCCTGTTTGCACCCTGTGTTTATTTATCATCAAGAAACTGGAGACCCTGTTGCCCCAAAATATGACCGAG GACGCTTTGATGAAGCTCATGGGAGAGGTCTGTGATCTTATACCACACAGCTACAAGGACCAATGTGATGATTTTGTCAACAAATACGGCACGCAGATAGTCGAATTCCTCCTGTCATCTGCTGCACCTCACACAGTGTGCACTCTGTTGCACCTATGTTTGATCAAGGAGCAGCCTGATCCAG AGTTGTTCCTCCCCTCTGACTGTGACTCATGCCGCACGCTGGCTGCGCTGAGCCGACTTCACCTGGGTCTCAACTCCACAGAACCTCAGACTTCCTCTTTCctccagtctgtgtgtgtccatcacCCTAATGCCATCCCAAAG TGTGAGGCTTTCACCAGAATCTACGGCACCCGACTGCAAAAGGTTTTGGGAAACCAGATGGACGCTCCACATGCTTGTGAG AGAGCTGATCTGTGTGTTGCCCCGAAGAAGGTGGAGCCACTGGGAAAGAACCGTTGTACTTGGGGACCAAGCTACTGGTGCAAAGATGTTCAAACTGCTCAGAAATGTGGA AACCAGGCCTTCTGTGAGAAGTACATGTGGAAGGAGTGA